Part of the Tenacibaculum sp. SZ-18 genome, GATAAGTTTAACAAAAATGAAAACCTTAAAAAAATCATAAAAGAGAAGATAAATTATCTCGATATCTAAGTATTATTTTTAGATATCTAAAAAAAGTTGTACTTTTGCATAGTAATTAACATGATTACAATAGTGCACTACTATTCAACTTTGCTTTAGTCTCTGCACTTTAAAATATTAAAAACAAAACCTAGACTTGCTCTAGGTTTTTATGTTTTACATCATCTATTTTTTATAGATACCTATTTCAATTTATAATTATCTTCCTGAAAATCCTGATTCGACAAATAGTTTTTTTTATCAATTAGGTCAATTTCTATACCTTTATAAAAAACTAAAATTAAACATGTCTTTAACCGCTTTTATTACAGGAGCTACCTCAGGAATAGGGAAAGCTACCGCTTATTTATTTGCTCAGCATAAAATACGATTAGTGTTATGCGGTCGTAGAGAGAAAAAACTTCAAGAAATTAAAAATGAACTTTCTCAGCTCACAGAAGTACATACTTTACAATTTGATGTGCGATTTAAAGAAGAAGTTTTTTTAGCTATTGAAAAATTACCTGAAGATTTTAATAATATTGATATTCTTATTAATAATGCAGGAAATGCTCATGGATTAGCAACGATTCAAGATGGAAATATTGATGATTGGGACGCCATGATTGATGGTAACGTTAAAGGTTTACTTTACGTTTCAAAAGCCATTATTCCTGGTATGATTAAAAAAAATAATGGGTTTATAGTAAATATTGGTTCTATTGCAGGAAAAGAGGTGTATGCTAATGGAAATGTATATTGCGCATCAAAGTTTGCTGTAAACGCTTTAAACAAAGGAATGCGTTTAGATTTAAACCAATATAATATTCGTGTTAGTGCCATTCATCCTGGATTGGTGGAAACCGAATTTTCAGATGTTCGTTTTAAAGGAGATACTGATAGAGCAAAAAAAGTATATCAAGGATATGAAGCTTTACAACCGGAAGATATCGCGGATATTATTCATTTCGTAGTAACACGACCTTATCATGTGAATATTGAAGATTTAATTGTTTACCCTACAGCACAAGCAAGTGCTACTTTACTTAAGAAAAGTGAAAACTAAACTTTCAGATATAATTATTGGTTGTATGTCATGGGGAATTTGGGGAAAAGATTATTCTTCCAAGGAAATGCATGAGTTAATTAACTCATGTATAGAACAAGACAATACAACTTTTGACCACGCAGATATTTATGGTGGTTATACCACGGAAGAAGCTTTTGGAAAAGCTCTTATACAAAGTGGCGTTAAACGTGAACAAATTCAATTAATTTCAAAATGTGGAATTCAGTATATAACTGAAAACAGACCCAACCGAATTAAACATTATGATTACTCTAAAGAATATATTATTTGGAGCGTTGAACAGTCTTTAAAAAATTTACAAACTGACTATTTAGATGTTTTATTGCTTCACAGGCCTAGTCCATTAATGCAAGCAGATGAGATTTCAGAAGCAATTTCTCAATTACAAAAACAAGGGAAAATAATTGACTTTGGTGTATCGAACTTTTTACCAAGCCAAATGGAATTAATTCAAAAAGAAATTTCAATAACCTGTAATCAGTTTGAATTTTCTTTAGTTCAAAATACAGCAATTGATAACGCTACTTTAGACTATGTTTTAAGAAACAATATCACAGCTATGAGTTGGAGTCCACTTGGAGGATTCTTTTCACTTGAAAACGAACAAGCCTCTAGAATAAAAGAAGTGCTTCAACCGATGTTAAAAAAATATAATGCCACAGAAGATCAATTATTATTAGCTTGGATTTTAAAACATCCTGCCAATGTAATTCCAGTAGTTGGAACTTCAAATATAGAACGTATAAAAATTGCTAATGCTGCTAAAGAAATTCAACTAGATTTACAAGATTGGTTTATTCTTTATGAAGCTAGCAGAGGACATAAAGTAGCTTAAAATGGTTAACAAACGCTTACTTATTAAAAATCTTCTTTCTCATAATGATGAAAATAGTTTTTATGATAAGAAGCAAAGATTAACTCTAAATACTAAGGAAGGAAAGGCTAAATTTATAAAACATGTTTGTGCTTTATCAAATTCAAATCCTGACAATAACTCTTACATATTAATAGGAATTAGAGATGAAGACAATAAAATAATGGGAGTTGATTTTTTTGATGACAGTAAGATTCAAAATTTAGTAAATGCCTATTTGGTTCATCCTCCAAAAATTCAATACGAAAACATTCCTTTTCCTGGTTTACCTAGATATAAAGTTATAGGGTTGGTGACCATTTATCCTAATGAGAAAGTTTCACACTTGTCAAAATCTGCCTGGAAATATCCAAAGAAAACCATTTTCTACAGACGAGGAAGTAATTCGGTTCCTGTAAACGAAAACTTTGAAGTAAAAAACACCAATAGTAATGTTGTTAATGCGATAGAGAAAAACGCTAGTAATAATATTCAGTTGACCTTAGATGGTGTTTTTGATTTTTTAAATAGACATAAAGAAGAATACAAACCTCAATATAAAGTTTTTAAAGAGCAGTTTGTTTTATGTTGGGCAGGAAAGAAAACTATCATTAATAATCGGGAATTTTATTCTAGGGTCGATATTGAGTTGATTAATGAACAAGTACAATTGTTTTACTCCGCATTAGATGAAGTTCAAATTAAAATAAATGAACATTCCTTCATTATTGTTGAGTATATATCGTTAGGCTTAGAAAAGAAGGAAGCTCGTTATCCTCTTGAAAAAACAATCATTCATTTTAAAAATAATGGAAAGCTTGAGATTATAAAAAAGTTTTTATTTCAACCTCCTATTTTTGATGAGAACATCATCAAGCATATTTACGAAAGTAGTAATGCTATAATTTCTAATATTGAAAACAATATTCCACTATCAGTTACTGAACATGAAGATGTTTCAAGACTTCCTAATAATTATTTGATTTGTTATTTAAACGGATATTTAGATGCAAAAGAACAGCTAGAAAAGGCTAAAAGCTACATTAGAAGTTTAGAAGATAAAACTACTTATATAAAATATAAAGATGTTGTTAGGGTTTTAAGAAAGGTAAAATATCATTAATTTCTTATGTAACTAGAATTCACCAAACACTTATTATTTTTCCATTTTCCAATTAACGATTTTGAACTGATTACTTTTCCTTCACAGGTTAAGAATTGTCCACTTATATTCTTTTTAATCACTTTCATTTTTCCATCAAGAATTGCATTAATTATGCGATAAATTAAACCGTTCTTGGGAGTTTTATTTCCTTTTCGTGTAAGTGAAATGCCTACTTCATTATTGAACAAATCCATTTCTGAAGAAATCTTATCTGGAACAATACCATCTTCTAACTTTCTATTTTTATACATCAAATAATTCTCTTTTTCATGAGCTTTACCTAATGATCTTGACGAGGAAGCTCCTATTTCCTCAGTCAATCTTGCCATCCAATAAGCATGACGAAAAGCGTCTACTTGACCACCCACATGATCTCCATCGAGAAGCTTACAATTTTTAATACTATCACTAATACCATTTACCTCTACAGAAATTAAGTAAGCCTTTTGGGCTTTAAATGGGTGTAAAACAACCCACCATTTCTTAGGAGAAGACAGTTTTTTAAACTGCGAAAAGTTTGACTGCGATACACAACTTACCGAAGCAATAAAAAAATAAAATAGGGTAGAAGCGAATTTCATATTTACTTTAGTTTGTTGTAAAAATAAAAAAAGAGCCTTTATTTCAATAAAGGCTCTTTTGAATTTATATAATATAAAATTACTTTATAATTAACTTTTTTGAAGCCATTCTTCCGTTTTCTAAAACCTTTAAAATATAGATACCAGCATTTAATGAAGCTACATCAATATCGTTATTAGTTCCATTTACTTTCGTACTATAAACTTCTTTTCCTAAAACATTAAATATTTGAACTGTTTTAGTTGTGAATGAAGCCGATGAAAGTTTGAAAGTTTTAGACTCAACCGGGTTTGGATAAACCGCAAAACCTTCAATATTACTCTTATTTAATCCAAGAACAATTCCTGATAAATCAATTGCTACGATTTGGTTTGTTGTACCACTTGAATTAGTGAAACTTGCTCCTAAAGCAGTAATATCAACCGTTCCAGATGGAATTGTTGTTCCAATGTAATCCGCTTCAGAAAAGTTTGTTCTAAAAGTAGATGTTGTACCTCCACTCATAATCTCATAACTAGTACTAGATGCAAAAGTACCACCAGCATCTGTAAAAGATACATTTTGAACTGTAATTAACTCTGATTCATAATTTACAGCATTCGCCTCAAAATCAGCTAATGAAACTACCTCTGGTGTAATAGTATTTCCTGTCGAAGAAGCTGCACCTGGATCTGAACTAGGTACAAACTGTAATACTCCTCCAAATGATCCTAATCTACCCTTTAATCCAGAAATTCCGTCGTATGTGTTATAAGCAGTTGTGATTGTTCCTACAGTATCATCAATTAAAATACCTGCTGAAGCATCTTGAATATATTTTTGATTTCTAGAACTTCTTGCATAAGTTAAAATTACTTCACCAGTCAATTCATAATAGTCTCCTTCTGTACCTGCTCTTAAAGCAGCTAAGTTTGCAACTTGTGTAAAAGAAGCAATTGTAAAGTTCACTGTTGCAGTAATTGCTGGACTTAAAGATGCTCCTGAATTATCAACTAACTCAACAGTTACAGCATAGCTCCCAGGAGTTAATGAAGTTAAAGCAATATCAGCAGTATCAAACTTGTCAACAGCAGAACCTGAGTTTACTATATACTTAATGTATCCATCTCCAGTACCTCCTGGAGCAACATTAAAGTTTCCTACTGAAATAGAAATATTTACTTCTGTAGTTCCCGGAGCTAAGCTTGAATTATCTGAAGGTGAAGTTATACTTAACGAGGCTTCGCTTGATGTATTATTTTCTGCTCTAAAAGTTGGAGCCAGTACTTGATATGTACCGTCCGAATGTCTCTGGATAGATTCGGTATCTTTACTTCCATTTAGATTCTCATCATACTGAACGGTTTTATTGAACCCTGTTAATAATCCATTATCATTACTGTCAGATGTACCATATACTATAACGTCAACAAGGTTAGTCAATGTTATGTCTGTATCATTTGGGAAATCAGTATCATTCGCTTGGTAAACTGCTACAGCATCTGCACCATTTTGAACAGCATTACTAGCTCCCATATCAATATCACTTCCTGTTGCTAAATTTGTAGTTGCAAGTATAAAAAAACCATTTGCATCCGTTGTTTTACCATCTAAATCATAGGAACTATAACTACGATCATCACTACCATTAAAAAGGACAACTACATAACCATCTAAAGATGTGTTTGGAGTCCACTTTAGTTCTATAAATTCAGAAACATCTGTTCCTGTTTGATCTGCGTCAATTTCATTGATTACTATCTGCCCAAAAGAAAGGTGGCTAACTAATACAAGTAAAAAGCTTAAAAAGTAATTTTTTCTCATGTTTTCATTTAATTTAAAAAAAGTTCTCAAAATTAGGAAATTATTAACCTTTACCTAACTTTTTGTGGATTAATTTAACGTTAAGTCTCTCTTTTTAAAATTGATTCGAAAAATATTTATTAATATTAAATCAACATTAAGTTAAACTGCCTTTAACTGTTTTTGTTATTAAATCGTTACTTTTGGTTTGATTTTAAATCAAATTTAAACCTATGAATACTAACGATATCAAGATTTTATTAGTTGATGATGAACCAGATATTTTAGAAATTGTTGGATACAATCTAAGATCAGAAGGTTATCAGGTTTTTACCGCAACTAACGGAGCAGAAGGTGTAAAAATTGCTCGCAAAATTTCTCCACATTTAATCTTGTTAGATATTATGATGCCAGAAATGGACGGCATTGAAGCTTGTGAAAAAATAAGAAACATTAAACCTTTAGAAAACGTAATCATTTCTTTCTTAACTGCAAGAGGTGAAGATTATTCTCAAGTAGCTGGTTTTGATGCTGGTGCAGATGATTATATTACAAAACCGATAAAACCAAAAGTTTTAGTTAGTAAAGTGAAATCACTTTTACGTCGATTAAAAACAGATACGGTTTCAGAAGCTACCACAAAAATTGGAGACATTCTTATTAATAGAGACGAATATGTAGTGTTTAAAGGAGAAGAAAAAATCACATTACCAAGAAAAGAATTTGAACTATTCTCTTTATTAACTTCTAAACCTGGTAAAGTATTTAAACGAGAAACAATTTTAGATAGTGTTTGGGGGAATGAAGTAGTTGTTGGTGGTAGAACTATTGATGTTCACATCAGAAAACTAAGAGAAAAAATAGGTGATCATTACTTTAAAACAGTTAAAGGGGTGGGGTACAAATTCGTTCTGGAAACTGATAAATAAATTTATTTAAACTAGAAAAAACATACAAAAATGCCCCTAATCGGGCATTTCTTTATTTTTATGAAAAGACTAAAAAAAACATACAATTACGCCCTTATATCTGCATTATATCTTACTATAATTTCTGTTTTAATTGCCGTTTTTTCATACCTCTATTTCTACAAATCTCTAGGGTTAATTTCTATTATGATATTCGGAATTATCCTTTTCGTTTTTTCGTTTTTTGTTATCCAATACAGAGCAGAACACTTTATTTACCAGAGAGTTAAAAAACTATACAAAGATATTTCAATTTTAGATGTTGAAGACTTAGAACGCGATAAAGTAACTACAGATATTGAAGCTTTCACAAAAACGGTACAAGATTATGTAGAAGATAAAAAGGAAGAAATTGCAAACCTCACCGAAAGAGATTCTTTTCGTAGAGACTTTTTAGGTAATGTTGCTCACGAACTTAAAACTCCACTTTTTACCGTGCAAGGTTATATTTTAACTTTAATTGAAGGAGCAGCAGATGATAAAGTAATTCGTGATAAATATTTAGAACGCGCCAATAAAGGTGTTGAACGTTTGACTTCAATCGTGAAAGACTTGGATATGATTGCCAAACTTGAAACCGACGGAATGAAAATGAAAATTGAACCTTTTAATATTTTGGAGCTTATTCAAACGGTTTTTGATTTGTTTGAAATGAAGGCTAAAAAGAAGAACATTAAATTAATTTTTGATAGACTTTACGAGTTTCCAATTTTCGTAAAAGGTGACGTAGAACGTATTGAACAAGTACTTATTAATCTGGTTGTAAATTCTATTAAATATGGAAAGCCAGGTGGAATTACCACGGCTTCTGTTGAGGTTTATAATGAAACTAAGTTCGTTATTAAAATTATTGATAATGGAGAAGGAATAAAACAAGAACATATTCCTCGTTTGTTCGAACGTTTCTATCGTGTAGATCAAAGTAGATCAAGAGAACAAGGTGGTTCTGGTTTAGGCTTATCAATTGTTAAACACATTATTGAAGCACATAACGAAACTATTTTGCTTAAAAGTAATTTCGGTGAAGGTTCTGAATTTTCTTTTACCCTAGAAAAGGCTACCTAAAGCTTTGTGTTCTATTGGTAGAATTGACGCTGGATTCTTTTTTACGTGAGCATTTATAATTCTCCTAATATCCTGATTGTCTTTTTGAGGTTTTAATCTTTCAAAATACACTTCAGAAGTACTATTATTTTGTTGATTCTTGTCAATGTATCCATAACCTTCATACACACCATTTATTACCAAGGCGTAACTTAATTCATCTGAGGTTTTCCCTTGCTCCGTAATCACAAAATTATCAGTTTTAAAAGTAATAGAATCAATAGCCTGCATCACTCTTTTGTTATACTCTTCTATTGCTTCTTCTTCTCTACAAACTCCTTTACATTCTTTTATTTGGTAATGAAAACAGCTATTTACGTTCGTTTGTAAATGACAATATTTCGGACATAATTGAAACTCTTTACACAAATTCTCAACAAAACTTCGAGCTTGAGAAACTGTGTAAAACCTCATAATTGGCTGACTAATCATTTTTACGTTGTTCCAAGCCAAATGCATCACTCCTTTTCTATCTTTATAACTAAACAAACCAAAGTTCGTTGTAGTTCTTCTTTGTGCTCTATTGAATTTAGGAAATAAACGTTTGATTTCAGCAGATTCTTCTAATAATGCAATTAACTCACTCCCAGTCTCTGTAAATGTAATATTAGCGGTTGCTAAACACATTTCTATTTCACGTTTCTTTTTATCGTGAAAATGACTTACAACACGTTGTTTAATATTGTTAGCTTTTCCAACATAAATTACCTCTTTGTCTTTATTCCAGAAATAATAAACACCATGTTTTTCTGATAAACTTTCGAAAACATTTTTGGGTAATAATGGTGGTAAGGTTGCTTCACGAGAACGTGGATTCAAAAACGAGTTGATAACTTCAAAATCATTCAATTCATCTATAGAAAGTAGTTTTTTGAACAATATAACCGTTGCTTCTGCGTCTCCTCTAGCACGGTGTCTTGCTTTTATTTCAATTCCTTCGGAAATACATAGTTTACCTAAACTATATGATCTTTTCCCTGGAAGTAATTTTCTTGATAATCGAACAGAACAAAGTTTCTTTCTTCTGTAAGTTAACCCTAACGATTTGAATTCTTTTCCTATGATTCCGTAGTCAAAATTAACATTATGAGCTACAAAAACACAATCTTCAGTAATTTGGTAAATTCGTTTCGCTACTTCTTCAAATTTCGGAGCATCTTTAACCATGAAATTATTAATTCCGGTTAATCTGGTAATGTATGGTGGAATAGAAGTTCCTGGATTTATTAGTGTTGTAAACTCGTCTACCACCTGTTCTCCATCAAAAATAAAAATACTGATTTCAGTAATTTTAACTCCACCGTCTGTTTCGATATCTACAATTGCGTACTTCACAGAAGTAAAAATACGATTAGATTTCGATTGTTTCTCTCAATTTTTAAAAGAAATATTTACAAACTAAATATACTCTTGAAGCTCGTTTAATAAATACCCAAAGACAGAAACATCAATTGGATTTGGATGAATTACAGTTGATAAATTTGCCTCACCATAAATATTTCCATCTTCATTTTTATGATAGAAATACACTGAATCTCCACCAGAAAAAGATGTGCTCGAAATAAAAAGTTCAGAATCAAGGTTAGTATAATCCTTATGATACACCTCTTTGTTAAAAGCTCTATCTAACGTAGTGTTTACATCGATAAATCTAGATTTTAAACGCTTTACATTATTTCTTTCATCAACACGAAGAAAATGTTCTTCATAACCCGATTCTTTTTTCTCGACTACCAAGTAGTAACTGTTGTCTTGAGAAAACAATAAATAAGTATTTGGTATTTGTTTATTGAAAATTACATTACTTACGTCCACCAATTGAAAAATTAGTTCATATAACTAGTGCTGTGGAAGCTGAGAATTATATTAGAAGACACATTAATACTCGAAGAATTGATCTAAAAGAATTCTTTTGGGTGATATTACTTTCTAATGCAAATCAAGCACTTGGTTTTGCTGAAATTGGTTCTGGAACTGATAAAGGAATACGAGTAAATATCAAAGAAATTTTCCAATTAGCTCTAGTAGCTAATGCATCAGCTATTATTATTTGTCACTCACATCCTTCAGGAAAGCTTGTTCCTTCAGCTGCTGACAAAATCATCACTGAGAAAATTAAAGAAATTGGACTTCTATTATCTGTTACACTTTTAGATCATCTAATTATTACCTCTGAATCCTTTTACTCTTTCAAAGAAGAAGGATTGTTATAAATCTTAACTAGCCTTATATCATCTATGCCGAAAACATCCATCACCTATTACGGTGGAAAGCTTAATATGTTACAGCATATCTTACCGCTTATTCCATCACACAGAATTTACACAGAAGCCTTTTTTGGTGGTGGTGCTGTTTTCTTTGCTAAAGAACCAGTAGAATCAGAAATCATTAATGATATCAATTGCCTTGCTATTACATTCTATGAAGTAGTAAAAACAGACTTTGAAAACTTAAAAGCTAAAATTGAAGCAACACTATTTTCAAGAGCTACGTATTCTGTTGCTCTTACCATTTATAGAAAACCACATTTGTTTAATAAATTACAACAAGCTTGGGCATTTTATATAGCAACCAATATGGGCTTCGCATGTCAATGTAATAGTTGGGGCTTCGATAAGTATGGAAAACGAGTCAAAGCGTTTCGAAATAAGAAAATCGCTTTTACTCCTGAAATAGCTGAGCGACTAGAGAACACACAAATTGAAAATAATGATGCTATAAAAGTAATCTTGAGTAGAGACACTAAAGAATCCTTTCATTATGTTGACCCGCCTTATGTA contains:
- a CDS encoding sensor histidine kinase, yielding MKRLKKTYNYALISALYLTIISVLIAVFSYLYFYKSLGLISIMIFGIILFVFSFFVIQYRAEHFIYQRVKKLYKDISILDVEDLERDKVTTDIEAFTKTVQDYVEDKKEEIANLTERDSFRRDFLGNVAHELKTPLFTVQGYILTLIEGAADDKVIRDKYLERANKGVERLTSIVKDLDMIAKLETDGMKMKIEPFNILELIQTVFDLFEMKAKKKNIKLIFDRLYEFPIFVKGDVERIEQVLINLVVNSIKYGKPGGITTASVEVYNETKFVIKIIDNGEGIKQEHIPRLFERFYRVDQSRSREQGGSGLGLSIVKHIIEAHNETILLKSNFGEGSEFSFTLEKAT
- a CDS encoding JAB domain-containing protein; translation: MEAENYIRRHINTRRIDLKEFFWVILLSNANQALGFAEIGSGTDKGIRVNIKEIFQLALVANASAIIICHSHPSGKLVPSAADKIITEKIKEIGLLLSVTLLDHLIITSESFYSFKEEGLL
- a CDS encoding SDR family NAD(P)-dependent oxidoreductase produces the protein MSLTAFITGATSGIGKATAYLFAQHKIRLVLCGRREKKLQEIKNELSQLTEVHTLQFDVRFKEEVFLAIEKLPEDFNNIDILINNAGNAHGLATIQDGNIDDWDAMIDGNVKGLLYVSKAIIPGMIKKNNGFIVNIGSIAGKEVYANGNVYCASKFAVNALNKGMRLDLNQYNIRVSAIHPGLVETEFSDVRFKGDTDRAKKVYQGYEALQPEDIADIIHFVVTRPYHVNIEDLIVYPTAQASATLLKKSEN
- a CDS encoding ATP-binding protein, producing MVNKRLLIKNLLSHNDENSFYDKKQRLTLNTKEGKAKFIKHVCALSNSNPDNNSYILIGIRDEDNKIMGVDFFDDSKIQNLVNAYLVHPPKIQYENIPFPGLPRYKVIGLVTIYPNEKVSHLSKSAWKYPKKTIFYRRGSNSVPVNENFEVKNTNSNVVNAIEKNASNNIQLTLDGVFDFLNRHKEEYKPQYKVFKEQFVLCWAGKKTIINNREFYSRVDIELINEQVQLFYSALDEVQIKINEHSFIIVEYISLGLEKKEARYPLEKTIIHFKNNGKLEIIKKFLFQPPIFDENIIKHIYESSNAIISNIENNIPLSVTEHEDVSRLPNNYLICYLNGYLDAKEQLEKAKSYIRSLEDKTTYIKYKDVVRVLRKVKYH
- a CDS encoding T9SS type A sorting domain-containing protein; this encodes MRKNYFLSFLLVLVSHLSFGQIVINEIDADQTGTDVSEFIELKWTPNTSLDGYVVVLFNGSDDRSYSSYDLDGKTTDANGFFILATTNLATGSDIDMGASNAVQNGADAVAVYQANDTDFPNDTDITLTNLVDVIVYGTSDSNDNGLLTGFNKTVQYDENLNGSKDTESIQRHSDGTYQVLAPTFRAENNTSSEASLSITSPSDNSSLAPGTTEVNISISVGNFNVAPGGTGDGYIKYIVNSGSAVDKFDTADIALTSLTPGSYAVTVELVDNSGASLSPAITATVNFTIASFTQVANLAALRAGTEGDYYELTGEVILTYARSSRNQKYIQDASAGILIDDTVGTITTAYNTYDGISGLKGRLGSFGGVLQFVPSSDPGAASSTGNTITPEVVSLADFEANAVNYESELITVQNVSFTDAGGTFASSTSYEIMSGGTTSTFRTNFSEADYIGTTIPSGTVDITALGASFTNSSGTTNQIVAIDLSGIVLGLNKSNIEGFAVYPNPVESKTFKLSSASFTTKTVQIFNVLGKEVYSTKVNGTNNDIDVASLNAGIYILKVLENGRMASKKLIIK
- a CDS encoding exonuclease domain-containing protein — protein: MKYAIVDIETDGGVKITEISIFIFDGEQVVDEFTTLINPGTSIPPYITRLTGINNFMVKDAPKFEEVAKRIYQITEDCVFVAHNVNFDYGIIGKEFKSLGLTYRRKKLCSVRLSRKLLPGKRSYSLGKLCISEGIEIKARHRARGDAEATVILFKKLLSIDELNDFEVINSFLNPRSREATLPPLLPKNVFESLSEKHGVYYFWNKDKEVIYVGKANNIKQRVVSHFHDKKKREIEMCLATANITFTETGSELIALLEESAEIKRLFPKFNRAQRRTTTNFGLFSYKDRKGVMHLAWNNVKMISQPIMRFYTVSQARSFVENLCKEFQLCPKYCHLQTNVNSCFHYQIKECKGVCREEEAIEEYNKRVMQAIDSITFKTDNFVITEQGKTSDELSYALVINGVYEGYGYIDKNQQNNSTSEVYFERLKPQKDNQDIRRIINAHVKKNPASILPIEHKALGSLF
- a CDS encoding DUF6973 domain-containing protein; protein product: MKFASTLFYFFIASVSCVSQSNFSQFKKLSSPKKWWVVLHPFKAQKAYLISVEVNGISDSIKNCKLLDGDHVGGQVDAFRHAYWMARLTEEIGASSSRSLGKAHEKENYLMYKNRKLEDGIVPDKISSEMDLFNNEVGISLTRKGNKTPKNGLIYRIINAILDGKMKVIKKNISGQFLTCEGKVISSKSLIGKWKNNKCLVNSSYIRN
- a CDS encoding DNA adenine methylase, encoding MPKTSITYYGGKLNMLQHILPLIPSHRIYTEAFFGGGAVFFAKEPVESEIINDINCLAITFYEVVKTDFENLKAKIEATLFSRATYSVALTIYRKPHLFNKLQQAWAFYIATNMGFACQCNSWGFDKYGKRVKAFRNKKIAFTPEIAERLENTQIENNDAIKVILSRDTKESFHYVDPPYVGDTEINQGHYSGYTLKDFTKLLDTLVTLKGKFLLSSYPSSILDRYIKKYNLYTKSFNKPLSAQKAVAGKKRSRKTEILVANYPI
- a CDS encoding aldo/keto reductase, producing the protein MKTKLSDIIIGCMSWGIWGKDYSSKEMHELINSCIEQDNTTFDHADIYGGYTTEEAFGKALIQSGVKREQIQLISKCGIQYITENRPNRIKHYDYSKEYIIWSVEQSLKNLQTDYLDVLLLHRPSPLMQADEISEAISQLQKQGKIIDFGVSNFLPSQMELIQKEISITCNQFEFSLVQNTAIDNATLDYVLRNNITAMSWSPLGGFFSLENEQASRIKEVLQPMLKKYNATEDQLLLAWILKHPANVIPVVGTSNIERIKIANAAKEIQLDLQDWFILYEASRGHKVA
- a CDS encoding response regulator transcription factor: MNTNDIKILLVDDEPDILEIVGYNLRSEGYQVFTATNGAEGVKIARKISPHLILLDIMMPEMDGIEACEKIRNIKPLENVIISFLTARGEDYSQVAGFDAGADDYITKPIKPKVLVSKVKSLLRRLKTDTVSEATTKIGDILINRDEYVVFKGEEKITLPRKEFELFSLLTSKPGKVFKRETILDSVWGNEVVVGGRTIDVHIRKLREKIGDHYFKTVKGVGYKFVLETDK